A window of Chitinophagales bacterium contains these coding sequences:
- the ftsH gene encoding ATP-dependent zinc metalloprotease FtsH: MSQEQNNNEEKKLPRFQPNRNPGGSPPPKGPKFSIYWVYGIIFALLVGYSLFNPFAARPKEISVAELKQMLIKGHVKNYLEVTNKKLVRIYLKPDSVQLYAKELSKGMDGKLDKEGPQFFLYSYDEFRKEMSAFEQEYNKGKPDNLQIKDTYRAKRETDIFSGILGTLLPILLFVGLWIFLMRKMSGGGGAGGGPGGIFNIGKSKATLFDKGTRVTITFADVAGLDEAKVEVMEIVDFLKNPKKYTALGGKIPKGALLIGPPGTGKTLLAKAMAGEAQVPFFSLSGSDFVEMFVGVGASRVRDLFKQAREKAPCVIFIDEIDAIGRARGKNAMMSNDERESTLNQLLVEMDGFGSDTGIIVLAATNRPDVLDTALLRPGRFDRQISIDKPDLKGREAIFKVHLKPIKVSDKLDVHKIAEQTPGFAGADIANVCNEAALIAARKGKDAVSMEDFQDAVDRVIGGLEKKGKIISPEEKKIIAYHEAGHAICGWYLEHAYPLLKVTIVPRGTAALGYAQYTPKEQYLYNTDQLMDQICMTLGGRASEDIFFDKISTGAQNDLQQITRIAYSMVTVYGMNEKVGNVSFYDPQQENSFTKPYSEETSRLIDDEVRKLIDVAYIRTKALLNEKKEQVEKLAEALLEKEVLFQSDVEALIGKRPYEEKRPIDVVEDHHSSEI; the protein is encoded by the coding sequence ATGTCACAAGAACAGAACAACAACGAAGAAAAAAAGCTACCTCGCTTTCAACCCAACCGGAACCCCGGGGGAAGTCCTCCTCCCAAGGGCCCGAAGTTTAGCATATACTGGGTTTATGGGATCATTTTTGCCCTGTTGGTAGGTTATTCCCTTTTCAATCCTTTTGCTGCAAGGCCAAAGGAGATCAGCGTGGCCGAACTGAAGCAGATGCTGATCAAAGGCCATGTAAAAAACTACCTGGAAGTCACCAATAAAAAACTGGTACGGATCTACTTGAAACCTGATTCGGTTCAGCTGTACGCCAAAGAACTTTCCAAAGGAATGGATGGCAAGCTGGACAAGGAAGGGCCCCAGTTTTTCCTGTACTCCTACGATGAATTCCGCAAGGAAATGTCGGCATTTGAGCAGGAGTATAATAAAGGCAAACCGGATAACCTGCAGATCAAGGATACCTATCGGGCCAAGCGCGAAACGGATATCTTTAGCGGTATCCTGGGTACCTTATTACCGATCCTGCTTTTTGTGGGACTCTGGATCTTCCTGATGCGGAAGATGAGCGGAGGCGGTGGTGCCGGCGGGGGCCCGGGTGGAATTTTCAATATAGGCAAGTCGAAAGCGACCCTGTTTGATAAAGGTACCCGTGTAACGATCACTTTTGCCGATGTGGCCGGACTGGATGAGGCCAAGGTGGAAGTGATGGAGATCGTGGACTTTTTAAAGAACCCCAAAAAATATACGGCCCTGGGGGGTAAGATCCCCAAAGGTGCTTTGTTGATCGGCCCTCCCGGTACGGGTAAGACCCTGTTGGCAAAAGCCATGGCGGGTGAGGCCCAGGTGCCTTTCTTTAGCCTGAGTGGATCGGATTTCGTGGAAATGTTTGTCGGTGTAGGTGCCAGCCGGGTACGTGACCTCTTTAAACAGGCCCGTGAAAAAGCACCTTGTGTGATCTTTATCGATGAGATCGACGCTATAGGCCGGGCTCGTGGAAAGAACGCAATGATGAGCAATGACGAACGGGAAAGCACGCTTAACCAATTGCTCGTGGAAATGGATGGTTTTGGTAGCGATACCGGGATCATCGTACTTGCCGCCACCAACCGTCCCGATGTACTTGATACCGCCCTGCTTCGTCCAGGCCGGTTTGACCGCCAGATCAGTATTGACAAACCCGATCTGAAAGGACGCGAAGCTATATTTAAAGTACACCTGAAACCGATCAAGGTTTCGGATAAACTGGATGTACATAAGATCGCCGAACAGACACCTGGGTTTGCAGGCGCCGATATAGCCAACGTATGTAACGAAGCGGCCCTGATCGCAGCACGTAAAGGCAAGGATGCGGTGAGCATGGAAGATTTTCAGGATGCAGTAGACCGGGTGATCGGTGGACTCGAGAAAAAAGGAAAGATCATTTCTCCGGAAGAGAAAAAGATCATCGCCTATCATGAAGCCGGACATGCCATCTGTGGCTGGTACCTGGAACATGCTTACCCGCTGTTGAAAGTGACCATTGTACCCCGTGGTACAGCGGCCCTTGGATACGCGCAGTACACGCCAAAAGAACAATATTTATATAATACCGATCAGCTGATGGACCAGATCTGCATGACGTTGGGTGGCCGGGCAAGTGAAGATATTTTCTTTGATAAAATATCGACCGGTGCACAGAATGACCTGCAGCAGATCACACGGATCGCCTATTCGATGGTAACGGTATATGGTATGAATGAGAAAGTGGGGAATGTAAGTTTCTATGATCCCCAACAAGAGAATTCATTTACCAAGCCCTATTCCGAAGAAACAAGCCGCCTGATCGATGATGAGGTACGTAAACTCATTGATGTGGCCTATATCCGCACCAAGGCGTTATTGAATGAGAAGAAAGAACAGGTGGAGAAACTGGCGGAAGCTTTATTGGAAAAAGAGGTACTCTTTCAATCCGATGTGGAAGCCTTGATCGGAAAACGACCTTATGAAGAGAAGCGGCCGATCGATGTGGTGGAGGACCATCATAGTAGTGAGATTTAA
- a CDS encoding DUF4397 domain-containing protein: MKKQLIIGLVLVGFLAACKKDKDNTDPQVAGLMAFHLASDQPTIGVTLSGNTLPGSPYSYLGYTGSYANIYTGTRSINSYTGTSTTLSTSSYNFMAGEYYSLFIVGANGVYRHIVVEDDYDSLTATAGRSYIRYINAIPDSLVTEIGIGEPGGSLSYTAPFGFVSDFQSVTSGSVTLTVGVNSVQDTARTITLEEKKAYTILLTGQRGATDPDQQVQIRFIENGRIE; the protein is encoded by the coding sequence ATGAAAAAACAATTGATAATTGGCCTTGTGCTTGTAGGATTTCTGGCAGCATGCAAAAAAGACAAAGACAATACAGATCCGCAAGTAGCAGGATTAATGGCTTTTCACCTCGCATCTGATCAGCCAACCATAGGGGTAACCTTATCGGGAAACACTCTGCCGGGTTCTCCCTATTCATATTTGGGGTATACAGGAAGCTATGCGAATATATATACGGGAACCCGGTCTATTAATTCGTATACAGGAACTTCAACCACGCTTTCTACAAGTTCCTATAATTTTATGGCGGGTGAATATTACTCGCTATTCATTGTTGGTGCAAATGGGGTTTACCGTCATATCGTAGTTGAGGATGATTATGATAGTCTGACGGCCACCGCCGGAAGAAGTTATATTCGTTATATCAACGCCATACCTGATTCGTTGGTAACAGAAATAGGAATTGGTGAACCAGGGGGCAGCTTGAGTTATACGGCACCCTTCGGCTTTGTCTCGGATTTTCAATCGGTAACCTCGGGTTCTGTTACCCTTACCGTTGGCGTAAACAGTGTGCAGGATACGGCACGAACCATAACGCTGGAGGAAAAGAAAGCCTACACCATTCTGTTAACCGGTCAGCGAGGTGCGACTGACCCAGACCAGCAGGTACAGATCCGGTTTATTGAAAATGGAAGGATTGAATAA
- a CDS encoding FKBP-type peptidyl-prolyl cis-trans isomerase, translated as MEYRLVKRGHGMIAASGGTVKVHYTWYWHDTLVRSTYTTLPHYQALIPGVIFPYDPMEALTQGVHEGDSLEVRLRVDSLIAQGRLKEPPPNTQPGDAWRIGIKVLKVYPFDWSKPGYVDSLITADKKLERDRFDSLQNLLGPERIKAYLSKKGIKADWNSHGVAVEWIEKGSGPVADSGKIIKMDYKISTLQGKVFDSNMDTSFHRKSPLEFSALTHYFPDAIDRTLATLPAGSRVRIYVPVMRTREPGMDSGVSVEDWQMEVRMYK; from the coding sequence TTGGAGTACCGCCTTGTAAAGCGCGGGCATGGAATGATTGCTGCTTCGGGAGGAACGGTCAAGGTGCATTATACCTGGTATTGGCATGATACGCTGGTACGCAGCACTTATACCACCCTGCCACATTACCAGGCCTTGATCCCCGGGGTGATATTTCCCTATGACCCGATGGAAGCACTTACTCAGGGCGTGCATGAAGGAGACAGCCTTGAAGTACGGTTGCGGGTGGATTCCTTGATTGCGCAGGGGAGATTAAAGGAACCCCCACCCAATACCCAACCTGGTGATGCGTGGCGGATCGGGATAAAGGTGCTTAAGGTCTATCCTTTTGATTGGTCAAAGCCCGGTTATGTGGACAGTCTGATCACTGCGGATAAAAAATTGGAACGCGATCGTTTTGATTCTTTGCAAAATCTGCTTGGGCCGGAGCGGATAAAAGCGTATTTAAGTAAAAAAGGGATCAAAGCCGATTGGAATTCCCATGGAGTGGCGGTGGAATGGATTGAAAAGGGAAGCGGTCCGGTGGCAGATTCGGGCAAAATTATCAAAATGGACTACAAGATTTCCACGCTGCAAGGAAAGGTATTTGACAGCAATATGGATACGAGTTTTCACCGAAAATCGCCGTTGGAGTTTAGTGCGCTTACGCATTATTTCCCCGACGCGATCGACAGGACCCTGGCGACCCTGCCAGCGGGCAGCCGGGTACGTATCTATGTTCCCGTGATGCGCACACGCGAGCCTGGAATGGATAGCGGTGTGAGTGTGGAGGATTGGCAGATGGAGGTAAGAATGTATAAGTAA
- a CDS encoding lactate utilization protein, which translates to MKVTPSKENILKRIREALSHPVDQPFPASEGNQAVFHPPSTELEVEFAEQFNKLQGRFIFCLNKQELAFQVGSLIRKQHWKKVYCQEKKMLDLLTGTIEDRLTDDLGACDVSITSCESLVARTGTIVMSSNTESGRTSSVFAPIHICIAYTHQLVPDIKDALIQLKNRYGQDLPSLFTFATGPSRTADIEKTLVVGVHGPGEVFLFLVD; encoded by the coding sequence GTGAAAGTCACCCCCTCCAAAGAAAACATCCTCAAACGTATTCGCGAAGCGCTCAGCCATCCGGTTGATCAACCTTTTCCCGCGAGTGAGGGGAACCAGGCTGTTTTCCATCCACCATCAACTGAACTTGAGGTTGAATTTGCGGAGCAGTTCAATAAACTGCAAGGGCGGTTTATTTTTTGTCTCAATAAGCAGGAGCTTGCTTTTCAGGTAGGCAGCCTGATCCGCAAACAGCATTGGAAAAAAGTGTATTGCCAGGAAAAAAAAATGCTTGACCTTTTAACCGGAACAATCGAGGACCGGCTTACGGATGACCTGGGTGCCTGTGATGTATCCATCACCAGTTGCGAATCACTTGTGGCCCGTACCGGAACGATCGTGATGAGTTCCAATACTGAATCTGGGCGTACTTCAAGCGTTTTTGCTCCAATACATATTTGCATCGCCTATACGCATCAATTGGTTCCGGATATAAAAGATGCGTTGATCCAACTCAAGAACCGATATGGACAGGATCTTCCTTCCCTGTTCACCTTTGCTACAGGTCCCAGCCGCACGGCCGATATTGAAAAAACCCTGGTTGTAGGGGTACATGGACCGGGCGAAGTGTTTCTTTTTCTGGTGGATTGA
- a CDS encoding RNA polymerase sigma-70 factor, which produces MPTLSSHTNSDLLALLARDDQHAFEEIYARYWQKLYVIAYNRLQDTANAEDIVHDVFAGLWANRHQVQIDVLENYLAVATKYAVFNRVKKQLREREALKGLADTPVMDMRIVDRLYHRQLLERVRQEVEKLPSRCRLIFKYRKEEGLPVKEIAKRLEISPKTVENQLTRAIKHLKTHTRTFFQFLF; this is translated from the coding sequence GTGCCAACCCTCTCTTCTCATACAAACTCCGATCTGCTAGCCCTCCTTGCGCGGGACGATCAGCATGCTTTTGAAGAGATCTACGCCCGTTACTGGCAGAAATTATATGTGATCGCGTATAACCGTTTACAGGATACAGCCAATGCCGAAGATATTGTGCATGATGTTTTTGCTGGTCTATGGGCCAACCGTCACCAGGTTCAGATCGATGTTTTGGAAAATTACCTTGCGGTTGCCACCAAGTATGCCGTGTTCAACCGGGTGAAAAAGCAGCTAAGGGAACGTGAAGCCCTGAAAGGATTGGCGGATACCCCGGTGATGGATATGCGGATCGTGGATAGGTTGTATCACCGTCAATTACTCGAAAGGGTTCGCCAGGAAGTGGAGAAACTTCCCTCTCGCTGCAGACTCATATTTAAATACCGAAAAGAGGAGGGCCTTCCCGTAAAAGAGATCGCAAAACGGTTGGAAATTTCCCCTAAAACAGTTGAAAATCAACTTACAAGGGCGATCAAACACCTAAAGACCCATACCCGGACCTTCTTTCAATTCCTTTTCTAG
- a CDS encoding FecR domain-containing protein — translation MPSPQTLYQLIQKYQAGTATAEEIAQLNEWYHSFDDTQAEVYLEQSTTESELAERIRIRLAQTISQEPVQSRRKRYILPIAASFLLLIVSGGLYFLLNKNKAPQPVAEGKPQIVTPTNTDIAPGGNKALLTLADGSIIELDSAANGVLGKQGVSEIVKLKSGQLAYKIDGRFLTENDEAFYNTITTPRGGQYQVTLSDGTKVWLNAASSIRFPVVFTGKERRVEVTGETYFEVKSDATRPFYVKAEQSEVEVIGTHFNINAYTDEESLKVTLLEGKVRVSSSVTLLPGQQAQLSSSNQITTSNNVDLEEVMAWKNGRFQFKSADLQSILRQISRWYDVDVEYRGKVNLHFTGQLTRNQNVSKVFEHLEMTGEVHFRTEGRKIIVTR, via the coding sequence ATGCCCAGTCCCCAAACCTTATACCAACTGATCCAAAAATACCAGGCCGGAACAGCCACTGCTGAAGAGATCGCACAGTTGAATGAATGGTATCATTCTTTTGATGATACGCAGGCGGAGGTCTATCTCGAACAATCCACGACAGAATCTGAGCTGGCGGAAAGGATCCGTATACGTCTTGCCCAAACTATTTCACAGGAGCCGGTCCAATCACGCAGGAAGCGATACATACTCCCAATTGCCGCCTCGTTTCTGCTTTTAATTGTTAGCGGCGGATTGTATTTTCTATTAAATAAAAATAAAGCGCCACAACCGGTTGCTGAAGGCAAACCCCAAATTGTTACACCAACCAACACTGATATTGCCCCAGGAGGTAACAAGGCCTTGCTTACGTTGGCTGATGGTTCGATCATAGAACTGGATAGTGCGGCCAATGGAGTATTGGGTAAACAGGGAGTAAGTGAGATCGTCAAGTTGAAAAGTGGTCAATTGGCGTATAAAATAGATGGTCGCTTTTTAACCGAGAACGATGAGGCTTTTTATAATACCATCACCACGCCTCGTGGCGGACAATACCAGGTAACCTTATCGGATGGCACCAAGGTATGGCTGAATGCCGCCTCCTCTATCCGGTTCCCGGTTGTTTTTACAGGGAAGGAGCGAAGGGTGGAGGTGACAGGGGAGACTTATTTTGAAGTCAAGTCAGATGCCACCCGGCCATTTTACGTAAAGGCCGAGCAATCAGAAGTGGAAGTGATAGGTACTCATTTTAATATCAATGCCTATACAGATGAAGAAAGCCTGAAGGTTACATTGTTGGAAGGAAAAGTACGTGTTTCTTCCAGTGTTACCCTATTACCTGGTCAGCAGGCACAGCTTTCTTCTTCCAACCAGATCACTACCAGCAATAATGTTGACCTCGAGGAAGTGATGGCCTGGAAGAATGGACGGTTTCAATTTAAAAGTGCGGACCTGCAGTCAATCCTGAGACAAATTTCCCGGTGGTATGATGTGGATGTGGAGTACAGGGGGAAGGTGAACCTTCATTTTACCGGTCAGCTTACAAGGAACCAAAATGTATCCAAAGTATTCGAGCACCTGGAGATGACGGGTGAAGTACATTTTCGTACGGAAGGAAGAAAGATCATTGTAACACGATAA
- a CDS encoding TonB-dependent receptor, producing the protein MKLTAVLLIAACLQVSANGYSQTVTLREKNISLTKVIEEIRRQTGYQFLYADEALRSAAPISISVKKEPLDKVLALCFRDQLLSYTISENTIIIKRITPLAESSLSPVPEIITITVRGKITDDKGQPMAGVSVTVKGTANGTTTDAEGNFSLTVPDDATLVFSYVGFQSVEEKVSGRATLDISLKPQERSMEEIVVVGYGTQKKKDLTGSVSSVKGEEVANMPSTNPIASLQGKVPGLTISNSGRAGSSPVVRLRGVNSTNSANPVYVVDGILHDNIDFLNPADIETIDILRDPSSIAIYGLRGANGVIAITSKKAARGQSRINLQHSTGVQVVQDKIKVTDAAGFRKLYEAQLANLNAAPFDYTNYTANTNWQDLVLQKALITSTNLSLSNSGDKSNTYLNIGYTDQEGVLKYDRYKRYLVRLNEEIRFNNKIKAGGEITGYHFNSNPPAASITNALWAAPIVPIQLDENTYYSMPSFQRAQVGNPIAALNRNNGNTVTKGYRVVGSLFAEVKFLKSFTWRSTVYADMNFNNTRSYSQLPYSFVNLGEGAAPTTTTFDNSARTSVTQEQGESRRFQQDHVLSFDKNFGKGHMVNAVAGFTTIYSASSFVNGTRRDTSINVPDDPDFWYLNIINANNPTTNGGGGSESSIAGGFFRVGYSYIGKYLLNATVRRDGSSKFAPANRWGTFGSVGVGWVLSEEDFFNRVKGINFLKIRGAWGLTGNANGFADNLYRPGIQNASTAIFGDNIYSSIQAAYIPDPNLHWETVQGVDVGFDLRALNNRLNAEFTIYNRTSTDILTSVTLPNESRGYFTNLGKITNKGVEINLGWNDNIDKDFTYGVSANFSYNKNVVNSIGDNFNFTIIGNGGANLTTTGQSIGYFYGYTQTGVYQSTADIQKLPAFINSLPGDISYADINGDGLLTTADRGYIGSPFPPYSYGTSINMGYKGFDLSLDGQGSAGHKIYTQRRTSTFAVLNYEANRLNAWTTAGSTNVEPILDNTRAINFLMSTYYLEPGDYFRIRLLQVGYTFERNLLSKAGIQKARVYVSGQNIKTWSKVTGYSPEALIGDILGGGADNGAYPVPAIYSFGINLTF; encoded by the coding sequence ATGAAATTAACCGCAGTTCTACTGATTGCCGCCTGCTTGCAAGTAAGTGCCAATGGGTATTCCCAAACAGTAACCTTACGGGAAAAGAACATTTCACTTACCAAAGTAATTGAAGAAATCCGCCGTCAGACAGGGTATCAATTCCTGTATGCCGACGAAGCCCTTCGCTCGGCCGCACCGATCTCCATATCGGTAAAGAAAGAGCCGCTGGATAAAGTTCTTGCCTTATGTTTTCGTGATCAGTTATTAAGTTATACGATCTCAGAAAACACCATTATCATTAAACGGATAACCCCTTTAGCTGAATCCAGCTTATCCCCGGTGCCGGAGATCATTACGATCACTGTGCGGGGAAAGATAACGGATGACAAAGGTCAACCCATGGCGGGGGTATCAGTTACTGTCAAAGGCACTGCTAATGGAACGACAACGGATGCGGAAGGTAACTTCTCCCTCACCGTACCTGATGATGCCACACTCGTATTTTCTTATGTAGGTTTTCAATCTGTGGAAGAAAAAGTAAGTGGCCGTGCCACACTCGATATTTCCCTCAAACCTCAGGAGCGTTCGATGGAAGAGATCGTGGTGGTCGGGTATGGTACCCAAAAGAAAAAGGACCTGACCGGTTCGGTTTCTTCTGTCAAAGGGGAAGAGGTGGCCAACATGCCTTCCACCAACCCGATTGCATCGTTACAAGGTAAAGTGCCTGGGCTCACGATTTCGAACTCCGGTCGGGCGGGTTCCAGCCCGGTGGTACGTCTTCGCGGGGTAAACAGCACCAATAGTGCCAATCCTGTTTATGTTGTGGATGGCATCCTTCATGATAATATTGACTTCCTTAATCCAGCCGATATCGAGACCATCGATATCCTGCGCGACCCCTCCTCCATCGCTATTTATGGTTTACGTGGAGCAAATGGAGTGATCGCTATCACCTCCAAGAAAGCCGCGCGTGGACAGAGCCGGATCAACCTGCAACATTCCACAGGAGTGCAAGTGGTACAGGACAAAATAAAAGTGACGGATGCGGCAGGTTTCAGAAAATTGTATGAAGCCCAGTTGGCCAACCTGAATGCAGCGCCATTTGATTATACCAACTATACCGCCAATACCAACTGGCAGGATCTGGTTTTACAAAAAGCGCTGATCACATCTACCAACTTGAGTCTTTCAAATAGTGGCGATAAGTCCAACACCTACCTGAATATTGGCTATACCGATCAGGAAGGCGTGTTAAAGTATGACCGCTACAAGCGTTATCTAGTTCGCCTCAATGAGGAGATCCGTTTTAACAACAAGATCAAAGCGGGTGGGGAGATCACAGGTTATCATTTCAACAGCAATCCTCCTGCAGCTTCGATCACGAATGCCTTGTGGGCTGCGCCAATTGTTCCAATACAGCTGGATGAAAACACCTATTACAGCATGCCTTCTTTCCAACGTGCACAGGTAGGCAACCCCATTGCCGCGCTGAACCGCAACAATGGAAATACGGTGACCAAGGGTTACCGCGTAGTCGGAAGTTTGTTTGCCGAGGTTAAATTCCTGAAAAGCTTTACTTGGCGCTCTACGGTGTATGCGGACATGAATTTCAATAACACACGTAGTTATTCCCAATTGCCCTATTCGTTTGTAAACCTGGGCGAAGGGGCTGCCCCCACTACCACGACCTTTGATAATTCAGCCCGTACCTCAGTAACCCAGGAGCAGGGCGAATCCAGAAGGTTTCAGCAGGATCATGTGCTTTCTTTTGATAAAAACTTTGGGAAGGGGCATATGGTAAATGCCGTGGCTGGTTTTACCACCATTTACAGTGCGAGTTCATTTGTCAATGGTACTCGTCGTGATACCTCTATCAATGTACCCGATGATCCTGATTTCTGGTACCTGAATATCATCAATGCCAATAACCCCACTACCAATGGTGGTGGCGGATCGGAAAGTTCGATCGCGGGTGGTTTCTTCCGGGTAGGATATTCTTATATTGGTAAATACCTGTTGAATGCCACCGTGCGTCGCGACGGAAGTTCCAAGTTCGCACCTGCGAATCGGTGGGGAACTTTTGGAAGTGTAGGTGTGGGTTGGGTACTTTCGGAAGAGGATTTCTTTAACCGGGTTAAAGGCATTAACTTCCTGAAGATCCGTGGCGCCTGGGGACTTACCGGTAATGCCAATGGTTTTGCCGATAATTTATATCGCCCCGGTATTCAAAATGCCTCAACAGCGATCTTTGGCGATAATATCTATTCTTCGATTCAGGCCGCGTATATCCCAGACCCCAATTTGCATTGGGAAACTGTACAAGGGGTAGATGTAGGATTTGACCTGCGAGCGCTGAACAATCGCCTGAATGCCGAGTTTACAATCTACAACCGGACCTCTACAGATATCCTTACTTCGGTAACCTTGCCCAATGAGAGCCGGGGATATTTCACCAACCTCGGGAAGATCACCAATAAAGGGGTAGAGATCAACCTGGGTTGGAATGATAATATTGATAAGGACTTTACTTATGGTGTGTCTGCCAATTTCAGCTATAACAAGAACGTGGTGAATTCGATCGGAGATAATTTTAACTTCACTATCATCGGAAATGGCGGTGCCAACCTCACTACAACCGGTCAATCCATTGGATATTTTTATGGATATACCCAAACAGGGGTTTATCAATCCACTGCAGATATCCAAAAATTGCCTGCCTTTATCAATTCCCTTCCTGGTGATATTTCCTATGCAGATATCAATGGAGATGGATTACTTACCACAGCCGACCGCGGATATATTGGTTCACCCTTTCCACCTTACAGCTATGGTACATCGATCAATATGGGGTATAAGGGTTTTGACCTGAGTCTTGACGGACAGGGCTCTGCCGGGCATAAGATCTATACCCAGCGTCGTACGTCTACGTTTGCCGTGCTTAATTATGAAGCCAATCGCCTGAATGCATGGACCACAGCCGGAAGTACAAATGTGGAACCGATATTGGATAATACCAGGGCCATTAATTTCCTGATGAGTACCTATTACCTCGAACCGGGTGATTATTTCCGGATCCGTTTATTACAAGTAGGCTACACTTTCGAGCGTAACCTATTGTCGAAAGCAGGTATCCAGAAAGCCAGGGTATATGTATCCGGGCAAAACATAAAGACCTGGAGCAAGGTGACCGGATATTCTCCCGAGGCCCTAATAGGGGATATCCTGGGCGGTGGTGCCGATAATGGTGCCTATCCCGTTCCGGCCATTTATTCCTTTGGTATCAATCTGACTTTCTAA
- a CDS encoding RagB/SusD family nutrient uptake outer membrane protein: MRSFINNKKTALLLIGVLALGLFTGCKRFLDTEAQGAYNADNYPYPGGSGPYDQFIFGAYNELRSFNVHSQSFITATSIRSDDADKGSTPADGGANAITMDNFPVAANNGFCNTLWLGYYALINKANVTIKEVNTNTQIVATDAIKQQTIGEAKFLRGYGYFMLVRLFGRVPLIDTVFDDPAAQNNLPQSSSAQIYALIENDLTFAASVLPLSWDAKFVGRVTRGSANGLLAKVYITQQKWGLALAAAQAVMNSGQYDLSTPYDKIFREEGENSKESVFEVQATSSAAIPSTNGVQYAQIQGIRGSGIWDLGWGWNSPSQNLDTSYEAGDPRRARTILYTSTGTTTYQTIYGESLPVGLPNPRYNNKVYTNPSIRASIGNRFGYWMNIRALRYADVVLMFAEAANEVGGASNITAALDAVNSVRRRARGGNNAVLPDITTTDQNELREAIRRERRFELAMEHDRFFDLVRWGIAQSTLHAVGKTNFSDSRDVLLPIPQTQIDLSAGVLTQNPGY, from the coding sequence ATGCGATCTTTTATTAATAATAAAAAAACAGCCCTCCTGCTGATCGGTGTACTGGCCCTTGGCTTGTTTACCGGGTGCAAACGCTTTCTGGATACGGAAGCACAAGGGGCCTATAACGCGGATAACTATCCTTATCCGGGCGGGTCAGGTCCATATGACCAGTTCATTTTTGGAGCATACAATGAATTGAGGAGTTTTAATGTGCATAGCCAGTCATTTATTACCGCTACCAGTATCCGCAGTGATGATGCCGACAAGGGAAGTACGCCGGCAGATGGCGGTGCCAATGCCATCACCATGGATAATTTCCCTGTGGCGGCGAACAATGGTTTTTGTAATACACTCTGGTTGGGTTACTATGCTTTGATCAACAAGGCCAATGTGACAATCAAAGAGGTCAACACCAATACCCAGATCGTGGCCACCGATGCGATCAAACAACAAACCATCGGCGAAGCTAAATTCCTGCGGGGATATGGATACTTCATGCTGGTGCGATTGTTTGGCCGTGTGCCCTTGATCGATACAGTATTTGATGATCCGGCGGCACAGAACAACCTGCCACAGAGTTCATCTGCCCAGATATATGCATTGATCGAGAATGACCTGACCTTTGCGGCTTCTGTACTGCCCTTGAGTTGGGATGCGAAGTTTGTTGGACGGGTTACCCGTGGTTCCGCCAATGGACTACTTGCCAAAGTATACATAACCCAACAAAAATGGGGGCTGGCTTTGGCCGCTGCACAGGCGGTAATGAATTCCGGCCAGTATGATCTGAGTACACCATATGATAAGATCTTCCGCGAAGAAGGGGAGAACAGTAAAGAATCTGTTTTTGAGGTACAAGCCACTTCATCCGCAGCGATTCCCAGCACAAACGGAGTTCAGTATGCACAGATCCAGGGTATCCGTGGTTCGGGTATCTGGGACCTTGGATGGGGATGGAATTCACCAAGCCAGAACCTCGATACTTCCTATGAGGCCGGCGATCCCCGTCGCGCCCGCACTATATTGTATACCAGCACAGGCACTACTACTTATCAAACCATTTATGGAGAAAGTCTCCCCGTTGGTCTGCCCAATCCGCGATACAACAATAAAGTGTATACCAATCCTTCCATTCGGGCGTCCATCGGAAACCGGTTCGGGTATTGGATGAATATCCGTGCACTCCGCTATGCTGATGTGGTACTTATGTTTGCCGAGGCTGCTAACGAAGTGGGTGGTGCTTCTAACATAACTGCTGCCCTGGATGCGGTCAATTCCGTAAGAAGACGCGCACGTGGTGGAAACAATGCAGTATTACCCGATATCACCACCACCGACCAGAATGAATTGCGTGAAGCCATTCGTCGTGAACGCCGATTTGAACTGGCCATGGAGCATGACCGATTCTTTGACCTCGTTCGTTGGGGAATAGCACAAAGTACATTACATGCCGTGGGTAAGACAAATTTCAGCGATAGCCGCGATGTCCTTCTCCCAATTCCTCAAACCCAGATCGACCTCAGCGCCGGGGTACTGACACAAAACCCAGGCTATTGA